A stretch of the Planctomycetota bacterium genome encodes the following:
- a CDS encoding DUF1559 domain-containing protein — protein sequence MRHSVSRRAFTLVELLVVIAIIGTLVGLLLPAVQAAREAARRSQCTNNMKQIGLGVHNYESGMKRLPHPGQCDSTGASSTTYMIHSTPTLLLPYIEQTSVYNLLDHSTLPTALGATLHSSGQYFLMGTAQIHPTAKGRPYDDPSNVNFQRAGKTKIDTFVCPSTPLGNDGRDPVHGYGGIDYMFIAISDVNSTPGDPLYGQRTVPTGSTAWLAQVVGGCLSCDGGGGKMSRISDGTANTFLCIEDAGRAHPSVAKFGALSSRISPMGTGQADPVNFGSALPGSAGGRRVYAWIDPDAATNGYSGPSNAIAPGSRAAKINNYANPIGGPVECPWSTNNCGPNDEPFSFHPGGVVAVMGDASVRFVADTIDGVVVKWLVGANDGVQASAD from the coding sequence ATGCGTCATTCGGTTTCACGGCGGGCGTTCACGCTCGTCGAACTGCTGGTCGTGATCGCGATCATCGGCACCCTCGTCGGACTGCTCCTCCCGGCCGTCCAGGCCGCGCGGGAAGCGGCCCGGCGCAGCCAGTGCACCAACAACATGAAGCAGATCGGCCTTGGTGTCCACAACTACGAGTCGGGCATGAAGCGGCTTCCACACCCCGGTCAGTGCGATTCGACCGGTGCCTCGTCGACGACGTACATGATCCACTCCACGCCGACATTGCTTCTGCCCTACATCGAGCAGACGAGTGTCTACAACCTGCTCGACCACTCGACGCTGCCGACCGCTCTCGGGGCCACGCTCCATTCCAGCGGCCAGTATTTCCTGATGGGAACCGCCCAGATCCATCCGACCGCCAAGGGGCGTCCGTATGACGATCCCTCCAACGTCAATTTCCAGCGCGCCGGCAAGACGAAGATCGACACGTTCGTCTGTCCGTCGACGCCGCTGGGCAACGACGGTCGCGACCCGGTTCATGGCTACGGTGGCATCGACTACATGTTCATCGCGATCTCCGACGTCAACAGCACCCCCGGCGACCCGCTGTACGGGCAGCGCACCGTGCCAACTGGCTCCACCGCATGGCTGGCGCAGGTCGTCGGCGGCTGTCTGTCGTGCGACGGTGGCGGCGGGAAGATGTCGCGGATCAGCGACGGAACCGCCAACACGTTCCTCTGCATCGAGGATGCGGGGCGGGCCCACCCGAGCGTGGCGAAGTTCGGCGCGCTGTCGTCGCGGATCTCGCCGATGGGCACCGGGCAAGCCGATCCGGTGAACTTCGGCTCTGCCCTGCCCGGATCCGCCGGCGGCCGTCGTGTGTACGCCTGGATCGATCCTGACGCGGCGACAAACGGCTACTCCGGGCCGAGCAACGCGATCGCGCCGGGCTCGCGGGCGGCGAAGATCAACAACTACGCCAACCCGATCGGCGGCCCGGTGGAATGTCCCTGGTCGACCAACAACTGCGGCCCCAACGACGAGCCGTTCTCGTTCCATCCGGGTGGTGTCGTGGCGGTCATGGGTGACGCTTCGGTGCGGTTCGTCGCCGACACCATCGACGGCGTCGTGGTGAAGTGGCTCGTCGGAGCCAACGACGGCGTCCAGGCATCGGCTGACTGA
- a CDS encoding carboxypeptidase regulatory-like domain-containing protein gives MRGPVSGNVVATVMILVVTAVAGCSGNPGTVPAGKPFSGTVKTSAGKPVGNVMVHFHPLKPGFSYGTEVAGDGTFSSEAPPGDYAWSLRRSEKAKAADADAGYKAVPAAFQETDLKRKVRIDAGGTVNIVVE, from the coding sequence ATGCGCGGTCCTGTCTCCGGCAACGTCGTGGCCACCGTCATGATCCTGGTGGTGACGGCCGTGGCCGGATGCTCCGGCAATCCCGGTACCGTCCCAGCGGGCAAACCGTTCAGCGGCACCGTGAAGACTTCCGCCGGCAAGCCCGTCGGCAACGTGATGGTCCACTTCCATCCCCTCAAACCCGGATTCTCCTACGGTACCGAGGTGGCGGGCGACGGCACGTTTTCAAGCGAAGCCCCTCCGGGCGACTATGCGTGGTCGCTGCGCCGTTCCGAGAAGGCCAAGGCGGCGGACGCAGATGCCGGCTACAAGGCCGTCCCGGCGGCGTTTCAGGAGACCGATCTCAAGCGGAAGGTGCGGATCGACGCCGGCGGCACGGTCAACATCGTCGTCGAATGA
- the dnaN gene encoding DNA polymerase III subunit beta has protein sequence MNVRCVREPLLAALQSAAAVVPSRSPKPVLTNVKLEADGGQAVVSATDLEMGIRVTLDGVETRAAGAVLLPAGRVMAIVRESPPGTTFDIESDGTAVIVKAPRSQFRLPAEDPLEFPAVATFPGEPCYELTTALAREIVRRTVFATDSESSRYALGGVLVELAAGSGPAGSVIAVGTDGRRLAKMEGPVTVAGGRPADGQPIVPARALQLVERCLGAADQPVHFAVRPAEILVRSGATTISARLVEGRFPRWRDVLPERTDATRVTVAVGPLLAAVRQAAIVTNEQSKGVEFAFEPGQLVLTGRSAESGESRIELPIDHSGTTVRIKLDPRFVGDFLRVLDPTATVTVELTDAQSACVCRTTDGYGYVIMPLAAD, from the coding sequence ATGAACGTCCGTTGTGTTCGTGAGCCGTTGCTGGCCGCCCTGCAGAGCGCCGCGGCTGTGGTTCCGAGTCGCTCCCCCAAACCGGTCCTCACCAACGTCAAGCTCGAGGCGGACGGTGGCCAGGCAGTGGTTTCGGCCACCGATCTGGAGATGGGGATCCGCGTGACGCTCGACGGCGTCGAGACGCGAGCCGCCGGGGCCGTGCTGCTCCCGGCCGGCCGGGTGATGGCGATCGTCCGCGAAAGCCCGCCGGGGACGACGTTCGACATCGAGTCCGACGGAACTGCCGTGATCGTCAAGGCACCGCGGTCCCAGTTTCGGCTTCCGGCCGAGGATCCGCTCGAGTTCCCCGCCGTGGCGACGTTTCCCGGTGAACCGTGCTACGAGCTCACGACGGCTCTTGCGCGCGAGATCGTCCGCCGCACGGTGTTCGCCACCGACAGCGAATCGAGCCGGTATGCCCTCGGTGGCGTGCTGGTCGAGCTGGCCGCCGGCAGCGGCCCGGCCGGCAGTGTGATCGCCGTCGGCACCGACGGCCGGCGGTTGGCAAAGATGGAGGGTCCGGTCACCGTGGCCGGTGGTCGACCGGCCGACGGTCAGCCGATCGTGCCGGCCCGGGCATTGCAACTGGTCGAGCGCTGTTTGGGAGCTGCCGATCAGCCGGTCCACTTCGCCGTGCGTCCCGCCGAGATTCTCGTCCGCAGCGGAGCGACCACGATCTCGGCGCGGCTTGTCGAAGGTCGTTTCCCGCGCTGGCGCGATGTCCTCCCGGAACGGACCGACGCGACGCGGGTCACGGTCGCCGTCGGTCCGCTGCTGGCGGCCGTCCGCCAGGCGGCGATCGTCACCAACGAGCAGTCGAAGGGAGTGGAGTTCGCGTTCGAGCCCGGTCAACTGGTGCTCACCGGCCGGTCCGCGGAGAGTGGCGAGAGCCGGATCGAACTGCCGATCGACCACTCGGGCACGACGGTGCGGATCAAGCTCGATCCACGGTTCGTCGGCGACTTCCTCCGCGTGCTCGATCCGACCGCGACGGTCACGGTCGAGCTCACCGACGCCCAGAGTGCCTGCGTCTGCCGCACCACCGACGGGTATGGCTACGTGATCATGCCCCTGGCGGCCGACTAG
- a CDS encoding DUF721 domain-containing protein, which yields MSDASDAQGRSRRDRGPRPVGDLLARLLARTGYDREQAPRQLDAAWPLAVPQTLLGLVVPGRVRKGVLEVLVSHSAAAQELGFHKAEIIGRLAAVLPDEPITDIRCRLSAFVAPRPAGTGDGPSRDAV from the coding sequence ATGAGCGACGCTTCCGACGCCCAGGGCCGCTCGCGCCGCGACCGTGGCCCGCGTCCCGTCGGCGACCTGCTCGCCCGGCTGCTGGCTCGGACCGGCTACGACCGCGAGCAGGCGCCGCGCCAGCTCGACGCCGCCTGGCCCCTGGCGGTGCCCCAAACGCTGCTCGGGCTGGTCGTGCCGGGGCGCGTCCGCAAGGGGGTGCTCGAGGTGCTCGTCAGCCACTCCGCCGCCGCACAGGAATTGGGGTTCCACAAGGCGGAGATCATCGGGCGCTTGGCGGCGGTGCTGCCCGACGAGCCGATCACCGACATCCGCTGCCGGCTGTCGGCGTTCGTCGCCCCCCGCCCCGCCGGGACCGGCGACGGCCCGAGCCGCGACGCAGTTTGA
- a CDS encoding DNA gyrase subunit B produces MADDAATTPGYTSADLLHLSDREHVRERFGMYIGDNTARGLHHLVYEVVDNSIDECMAGHARTVSVMINVDGSVTVEDDGRGIPVERHAQLSEEMDRDVSTLEGVMTVLKFGGKFQKGAYQTSGGLHGVGVTVVNFLSEWCEVEVSRDGHLWQQEYQRGEPTAPVRSIGTTTRTGTKTTFKPDPQIFPATKFSWDILARRLQELAFLNSGVRIVFADAAGGQKEEYRYERGIVEFVEWLNRSSDAVHPDVIALTGEQDGVGFDIALQYTGEYTENLHSYVNNISTTEGGTHVSGFRAALTRSLNAYGKKTGLFKDLVPTGEDIREGLTAVVAVRVPHPQFEGQTKTKLGNGEVEGIINSAVGDFLTRYLEENPKNAKAIVQKGVLAAEAREAAKKAKQLLRERKGALSGGGLPGKLRDCTSRDVARCELYLVEGDSAGGSAEGGRHREYQAILPLRGKIINAYKSRDDKVLANEEVRSVISAIGVGIGAESDLTKRRYDKVVIMTDADVDGSHIRTLLLTFFYRQMYQLVAAGHVYVAQPPLFRVRAKKQVYYVQTEEEMKTQLLDQGLGEGVFLPGDGREIAGEEMHKLCRTLSGLEDALVALERRGVSLRDHAARRDPETGRLPMFHVYYGAEERWFSSRDQLQAFVKSKEEAAGGELAVGREDDAGKGARGGDQLVIVDLHEVRSINSALADLAAMGFGIDALLPQDRTGTEEPRYTLRRGENTIGLEDLRSLLSAVRRAGEKGLSITRFKGLGEMNAEELRDTTLDPANRTLLRVTMSDAAAADDLFRVLMGEKVEPRRDFIEKHALDVKNLDV; encoded by the coding sequence ATGGCCGATGACGCAGCCACCACACCCGGTTACACCTCCGCCGATCTCCTCCATCTCTCCGATCGCGAGCATGTCCGCGAGCGGTTCGGGATGTACATCGGCGACAACACCGCGCGCGGGCTGCATCACCTCGTCTACGAGGTGGTCGACAACTCGATCGACGAGTGCATGGCGGGCCACGCCCGGACCGTGAGCGTGATGATCAACGTCGACGGCAGCGTCACCGTCGAGGACGACGGCCGCGGCATCCCCGTCGAGCGCCACGCCCAACTCTCCGAGGAGATGGACCGCGACGTGTCGACCCTCGAAGGGGTGATGACGGTCCTCAAGTTCGGCGGCAAGTTCCAGAAGGGCGCCTACCAGACCTCCGGCGGGCTCCATGGCGTCGGTGTGACGGTCGTCAACTTCCTCTCGGAGTGGTGCGAGGTCGAGGTCTCGCGCGACGGCCACCTCTGGCAGCAGGAGTACCAGCGCGGCGAACCGACCGCCCCGGTGCGCTCGATCGGCACCACCACGCGGACCGGCACCAAGACGACGTTCAAGCCCGACCCACAGATCTTCCCGGCGACGAAGTTTTCCTGGGACATCCTCGCGCGCCGCCTCCAGGAACTGGCGTTCCTCAATTCGGGCGTGCGGATCGTGTTCGCCGACGCCGCCGGCGGGCAGAAGGAGGAATACCGCTACGAGCGCGGGATCGTCGAGTTCGTCGAATGGCTCAACCGCTCGAGCGACGCCGTCCACCCCGACGTGATCGCGCTGACCGGCGAGCAGGACGGCGTCGGCTTCGACATCGCCCTGCAATACACCGGCGAATACACCGAGAACCTCCACAGCTACGTCAACAACATCTCGACGACCGAGGGGGGAACCCACGTCTCCGGGTTCCGCGCCGCCCTGACGCGTTCGCTCAACGCCTACGGCAAGAAGACGGGGCTGTTCAAGGATCTCGTCCCCACCGGCGAGGACATCCGCGAGGGACTGACCGCGGTCGTTGCCGTCCGCGTGCCCCATCCGCAGTTCGAGGGGCAGACGAAGACGAAGCTCGGCAACGGCGAGGTCGAGGGGATCATCAATTCGGCCGTCGGCGACTTCCTCACCCGGTACCTCGAAGAGAATCCGAAGAACGCCAAGGCGATCGTCCAGAAGGGGGTGCTGGCTGCCGAGGCACGCGAGGCGGCCAAGAAGGCCAAGCAGCTCCTCCGCGAGCGCAAGGGGGCGCTGTCGGGCGGCGGCCTGCCCGGCAAGCTCCGTGACTGCACCAGCCGCGACGTCGCCCGCTGCGAGCTGTATCTCGTCGAGGGGGACAGCGCCGGCGGCAGCGCCGAGGGGGGGCGGCACCGCGAGTACCAGGCGATCCTTCCGCTCCGCGGCAAGATCATCAACGCCTACAAGAGCCGTGACGACAAGGTGCTGGCCAACGAGGAGGTGCGCAGCGTGATCTCGGCGATCGGCGTCGGGATCGGCGCCGAGAGCGACCTCACGAAGCGGCGCTACGACAAGGTCGTGATCATGACCGACGCCGACGTCGACGGCTCCCACATCCGCACGCTGCTGCTGACGTTCTTCTACCGGCAGATGTACCAATTGGTCGCGGCCGGCCACGTCTACGTCGCCCAGCCGCCGCTGTTCCGCGTCCGGGCGAAAAAGCAGGTGTACTACGTCCAGACGGAAGAGGAGATGAAGACCCAGCTCCTCGACCAGGGGCTCGGCGAGGGTGTGTTCCTCCCCGGCGACGGCCGGGAGATCGCCGGCGAGGAGATGCACAAGCTGTGCCGCACGCTGTCGGGCCTCGAGGACGCGCTGGTGGCGCTGGAGCGCCGCGGCGTCAGCCTCCGTGACCATGCCGCACGGCGCGACCCCGAGACCGGGCGGCTGCCGATGTTCCACGTCTACTACGGCGCCGAGGAGCGCTGGTTCTCGTCGCGCGACCAGCTCCAGGCGTTCGTCAAAAGCAAGGAGGAGGCCGCCGGTGGCGAGCTGGCGGTCGGGCGCGAGGACGACGCCGGCAAGGGAGCGCGGGGCGGCGACCAGCTGGTGATCGTCGACCTCCACGAGGTGCGGAGCATCAATTCGGCGCTCGCCGACCTGGCGGCGATGGGGTTCGGCATCGACGCGCTCCTCCCCCAGGACCGGACTGGGACCGAGGAGCCACGCTACACGCTGCGGCGTGGCGAGAACACGATCGGCCTGGAGGACCTGCGCAGCCTCCTCTCGGCGGTCCGCCGCGCAGGCGAGAAGGGGCTGTCGATCACCCGCTTCAAGGGCCTCGGCGAGATGAACGCCGAGGAGCTGCGCGACACGACGCTCGATCCGGCCAACCGGACGCTGCTCCGCGTGACGATGTCGGACGCTGCGGCGGCCGACGACCTGTTTCGCGTGCTGATGGGGGAAAAGGTCGAACCGCGGCGCGACTTCATCGAGAAGCACGCCCTCGACGTCAAGAATCTCGACGTCTGA
- a CDS encoding sugar phosphate isomerase/epimerase — protein MPPSSAITVCLVEEARHGPFVLHEPPSAAGAEAAVATAAAAGFDAIEIFPPSAAEVPPGLGRLVAATGLRVAAVGTGAGWVRHRIHLCHPDEAVRRAAEEFIAGIVDVAAGLGAPAIVGSLQGSSGPEVPRGEALSHLADALGRLSARARSHGQVLLYEPLNRYESNLLNRQADAAAFLAEHTLGDVRLLCDLFHMNIEEPDIGAALHACGRLVGHVHFADSNRRAPGMGHTPMEPVMGALKAIGYDGYLSAEILPLPDGPTAARTTIESFRRLVTA, from the coding sequence ATGCCACCGTCGAGCGCGATCACGGTCTGTCTGGTCGAGGAAGCCCGCCACGGGCCGTTCGTCCTCCACGAGCCGCCGTCGGCGGCCGGTGCCGAGGCGGCGGTCGCGACGGCGGCGGCAGCGGGATTCGACGCGATCGAGATCTTCCCGCCGTCGGCCGCGGAGGTTCCGCCCGGGCTCGGGCGTCTGGTCGCCGCCACCGGCCTGCGCGTGGCCGCGGTCGGCACGGGGGCCGGCTGGGTGCGGCACCGGATCCACCTCTGCCATCCCGACGAGGCGGTCCGGCGTGCCGCCGAGGAGTTCATCGCCGGGATCGTCGACGTGGCCGCGGGTCTCGGGGCCCCGGCGATCGTCGGCTCGCTCCAGGGCTCGAGCGGGCCGGAGGTGCCGCGCGGCGAGGCGCTGTCGCACCTCGCCGACGCGCTCGGGAGGCTCTCCGCCCGGGCGCGGAGTCACGGCCAGGTCCTCCTCTACGAGCCCCTCAACCGCTACGAGAGCAATCTTCTCAACCGCCAGGCCGACGCGGCGGCGTTCCTGGCCGAACACACGCTGGGCGACGTCCGGCTGCTGTGCGACCTGTTCCACATGAACATCGAGGAGCCCGACATCGGTGCGGCGCTGCACGCCTGCGGCCGGCTCGTCGGCCATGTCCATTTCGCCGACTCCAACCGCCGCGCGCCGGGGATGGGGCACACCCCGATGGAGCCGGTGATGGGCGCGCTGAAGGCGATCGGGTACGACGGCTACCTCTCCGCCGAGATCCTGCCGCTGCCCGACGGACCGACCGCCGCCCGGACCACGATCGAGAGCTTCCGCCGCCTCGTCACCGCCTGA
- a CDS encoding transporter, which produces MLDTPLLHPEILRVLARAGHHSKVLIADGNYPADNARGPRAELVSLQLSPGIPTVAQVLAAVLATVRVDEVFTMGVDRADSYAAATPGDPPVWAEYRRILAASGSAVALEPIVKWDFYKAVASSNHVLTIQTADTMPWANLLLSLGCRTF; this is translated from the coding sequence ATGCTCGACACCCCCCTGCTCCACCCCGAGATCCTCCGGGTCCTCGCCCGTGCCGGGCACCATTCCAAGGTGCTGATCGCCGACGGCAACTATCCGGCCGACAACGCCCGTGGTCCGCGCGCCGAGCTGGTGTCGCTGCAACTCTCCCCCGGCATCCCGACTGTCGCGCAGGTGCTCGCCGCCGTACTGGCGACGGTCCGCGTCGACGAGGTGTTCACGATGGGGGTCGACCGTGCCGATTCCTACGCCGCCGCGACGCCCGGGGATCCGCCGGTGTGGGCCGAGTACCGGCGGATCCTCGCGGCCTCGGGGAGCGCCGTCGCGCTGGAGCCGATCGTCAAGTGGGATTTCTACAAGGCGGTCGCGTCGTCCAACCACGTGCTCACGATCCAGACCGCCGACACGATGCCCTGGGCGAATCTCCTCCTCTCGCTCGGCTGCCGGACGTTCTGA
- a CDS encoding aldo/keto reductase, with the protein MQSRPLGRTGLEVPILAFGASSLGAEFRSVTLDEALASVRAALDCGLTLIDTSPFYGRGMSEVLLGIALEGVPRDAYLLCTKLGRYDLAHFDFSARRVAESVDVSLHRLRTDHLDIVLCHDVEFVPLGQIVEETLPALRKVRDAGKVRFIGFSGYPQKIFRSICDRTDVDCVLSYNQYTLQNTRFATETLPWLTERGIGAMNAGPFSARLLTDAPLPAWLKEPEPVKAAAREAAALCRSRGTPLAKLALQFALADPAIATTIAGSANPANVRAWARWAAEPLDDDLLRDVQALFEPVRDIGHVEGLPENN; encoded by the coding sequence ATGCAATCCCGTCCGCTCGGCCGCACCGGCCTCGAGGTGCCGATCCTCGCCTTCGGGGCCAGTTCGTTGGGGGCGGAGTTCCGCAGCGTCACGCTCGACGAGGCCCTGGCGAGCGTCCGCGCCGCGCTCGACTGTGGCCTGACGCTCATCGACACCAGCCCGTTCTACGGCCGCGGGATGAGCGAGGTCCTCCTCGGCATCGCGCTGGAGGGGGTGCCGCGCGACGCCTACCTGCTGTGCACGAAGCTCGGCCGCTACGACCTGGCGCACTTCGACTTCTCCGCCCGGCGCGTCGCCGAGAGCGTCGACGTCTCGCTCCACAGGCTGCGGACCGACCATCTCGACATCGTGCTGTGCCACGACGTCGAGTTCGTGCCGCTCGGGCAGATCGTCGAGGAGACGCTGCCGGCGCTGCGGAAGGTGCGCGACGCGGGCAAGGTCCGGTTCATCGGCTTCAGCGGCTACCCGCAGAAGATCTTCCGCTCGATCTGCGACCGGACCGACGTCGACTGCGTCCTCAGCTACAACCAGTACACGCTCCAGAACACGCGCTTCGCCACCGAGACGCTCCCCTGGCTGACGGAACGGGGCATCGGGGCGATGAACGCCGGTCCGTTCTCGGCCCGGCTGCTCACCGACGCGCCGTTGCCGGCGTGGCTCAAGGAGCCGGAGCCGGTGAAGGCGGCGGCGCGCGAGGCGGCGGCGCTGTGCCGCTCCCGGGGCACGCCGCTCGCCAAGCTCGCGCTGCAGTTCGCGCTGGCCGATCCGGCGATCGCCACGACGATCGCCGGCAGCGCCAATCCGGCCAACGTCCGCGCCTGGGCGCGGTGGGCCGCCGAGCCGCTCGACGACGACCTGCTCCGCGACGTGCAGGCGCTGTTCGAGCCGGTGCGCGACATCGGCCACGTCGAGGGGCTGCCGGAGAACAACTGA